A part of Clarias gariepinus isolate MV-2021 ecotype Netherlands chromosome 14, CGAR_prim_01v2, whole genome shotgun sequence genomic DNA contains:
- the lrrc20 gene encoding leucine-rich repeat-containing protein 20, whose product MGEAVATVARRINATMEDGLDTLDLSDCNLISFPDGVLKMIRSCADKIHTITLANNKLKSLSSKFFTMFTQLRELDVQGNTLTKLPDAVGDVQHLTSINLSNNNFSVFPEQLTNIQTLQNINMSGNQIAEVPWERVCAMSSLSALDLRSNPLTSSPHTSHSFTLIT is encoded by the exons ATGGGGGAGGCGGTGGCCACCGTCGCCCGGAGGATCAACGCCACCATGGAGGATGGGTTAGACACGCTGG ATCTGTCAGACTGTAACCTAATCAGCTTTCCTGATGGCGTCTTAAAAATGATTCGCAGCTGTGCAGATAAAATACACACCATCACACTGGCTAACAACAAACTCAAGAGTTTAAGCAGCAAGTTCTTCACCATGTTCACCCAGTTAAGAG agctggATGTACAGGGCAACACGCTGACTAAACTTCCAGACGCTGTTGGAGACGTGCAGCATCTCACCAGCATCAATTTGTCTAATAATAACTTCAGTGTTTTTCCTGAACAACTGACAAACATACAGACGCTGCAGAACATCAACATGTCAGGAAACCAGATCGcag AGGTCCCGTGGGAACGTGTCTGCGCGATGTCGTCCCTTAGCGCTCTGGATTTGAGATCTAATCCACTCACTTCATCACCACACACTTCACATAGCTTTACTCTAatcacatag